The following are from one region of the Ignavibacteriota bacterium genome:
- a CDS encoding TIGR00159 family protein, giving the protein MIELFKIGFLTFTLLDLIDILIVGFIVYKLYVLLRGTIAAQIFIGLIIILIISFAAQAIQLKALNWLLKLITDIWVIAFVILFQPEIRRLLVILARNPIIKIFSKHDIGESAEIIADAAFELSQRQYGALIVIIRETGIRTYIESGEILSARLSKSLITSIFFPKSSLHDGAVIVKGNIVEAARCTLPLSTTTQVDGENLGMRHRAGLGISEQADVISVIVSEETGGIAVAENGILTTGLSKDSLKKKLKESFVAPTPKGWKSLFEQFKGHKK; this is encoded by the coding sequence ATGATAGAACTTTTCAAAATCGGATTTTTAACATTTACTCTTTTAGATCTGATTGATATCCTGATCGTGGGTTTTATTGTTTATAAATTATATGTCCTGCTCAGAGGAACAATCGCTGCTCAGATTTTTATTGGACTAATAATTATTTTAATCATTTCATTTGCAGCACAGGCAATTCAATTAAAAGCTCTTAACTGGCTTTTGAAACTCATTACTGACATCTGGGTGATTGCATTCGTTATTTTGTTTCAACCGGAAATCAGACGTCTGCTGGTAATACTCGCCAGAAATCCTATAATAAAAATATTCAGTAAGCATGATATTGGTGAATCCGCTGAGATCATTGCCGATGCAGCATTTGAACTTTCTCAGAGACAATATGGAGCGTTGATCGTAATTATCAGAGAAACCGGAATCAGAACGTATATTGAATCAGGTGAAATTTTAAGTGCCCGACTCAGTAAATCATTAATTACTTCTATTTTCTTCCCAAAATCTTCATTACACGATGGAGCTGTGATTGTAAAAGGCAATATTGTTGAAGCTGCCAGATGTACTCTGCCTTTATCTACAACCACACAAGTTGATGGAGAAAATCTTGGTATGCGGCACAGAGCAGGATTAGGTATAAGTGAACAAGCTGATGTCATAAGTGTAATTGTCTCGGAGGAAACCGGTGGAATTGCAGTGGCTGAGAATGGTATTTTAACAACAGGTCTTTCAAAAGATTCACTCAAGAAAAAGTTAAAAGAATCTTTTGTGGCACCAACTCCAAAAGGCTGGAAATCATTATTTGAACAATTCAAAGGTCATAAGAAATAA
- a CDS encoding glycosyltransferase family 2 protein, whose translation MTIILNDTLNYVDSIIAVNDGSIDGWAYEQNENKIHFINLDRNYGKGKALNAGFEAALERGMKIIITLDADLQHEPKYIPHLISSLETYDIVIGNRLKNLTGMPVQRKLSNKLTSVLLSFKTKQKIVDSQCGFRAFRSEVLKNVRTNSPGFEAESEMIIQAAKKGFRIGFVDVPTIYGKEKSKMKPLQAIIGFLRVLLS comes from the coding sequence TTGACAATTATTTTAAATGATACATTGAATTATGTTGACTCTATTATCGCTGTAAACGATGGTTCTATTGATGGCTGGGCTTATGAACAGAATGAAAATAAAATTCATTTTATAAATCTTGACAGGAATTACGGAAAAGGAAAAGCATTGAATGCAGGATTTGAAGCAGCACTTGAAAGAGGGATGAAAATAATAATTACTCTTGATGCAGATCTTCAGCACGAACCAAAATACATCCCGCATCTGATAAGCAGTTTGGAGACGTATGATATCGTTATTGGAAACCGATTAAAAAATTTAACTGGTATGCCTGTTCAAAGAAAGTTGAGTAATAAGTTAACTTCAGTTTTGCTTTCATTTAAAACAAAACAAAAAATAGTGGATAGTCAATGTGGTTTCCGGGCATTCCGATCCGAAGTATTAAAAAATGTCCGAACCAATAGCCCAGGATTTGAAGCAGAGAGTGAAATGATTATCCAAGCTGCAAAAAAAGGATTCAGGATAGGCTTTGTTGATGTTCCAACTATCTACGGAAAGGAAAAGAGCAAAATGAAACCTTTGCAGGCGATAATCGGTTTTTTAAGGGTTCTATTATCTTAA